From the genome of Pelomonas sp. SE-A7, one region includes:
- the ftsB gene encoding cell division protein FtsB yields the protein MRVLSIILAAFLLLIQGQLWFGKGGIGRGAQLREELRTAEAANAKARARNAQLEAELRDLREGLEMVEEKARFELGMVKPDEIFVQVLR from the coding sequence GTGCGCGTTCTCAGCATCATCCTTGCCGCCTTTCTCCTGCTGATCCAGGGCCAGCTCTGGTTCGGCAAGGGCGGCATAGGACGCGGCGCGCAATTGCGCGAGGAATTGCGCACGGCCGAGGCAGCCAATGCCAAGGCCCGTGCCCGCAATGCGCAGCTCGAAGCCGAGCTGCGCGACCTGCGCGAAGGCCTGGAGATGGTCGAGGAAAAGGCCCGCTTCGAGCTGGGCATGGTCAAGCCCGACGAGATCTTCGTCCAGGTCCTGCGCTGA
- the pnuC gene encoding nicotinamide riboside transporter PnuC: MDALLLSLQPLFAPAFMLLGSPITWAEVIAFVLAVWMVVCNMRVHALAWPLAFISSLLYFLLFWSGKLYGEASLQLVFAAFAIWGWWQWLRGKAEDGSALQVRRMGPRGRWFALVATLLAWPLLGLFLARQTDSNLPYWDAFPTVASLLGQWLLGRKYQENWSVWILVNAVSVALFAYKGYWLTVVLYAVFIPMSLAGWRAWQRQLAHA; encoded by the coding sequence ATGGACGCCCTGCTGCTCTCGCTGCAACCGCTGTTCGCGCCTGCCTTCATGCTGCTGGGCAGCCCCATCACCTGGGCCGAGGTGATCGCCTTCGTGCTGGCGGTCTGGATGGTGGTCTGCAATATGCGCGTCCATGCCCTCGCCTGGCCGCTGGCCTTCATCAGCTCCCTGCTCTACTTCCTGCTGTTCTGGAGCGGCAAGCTCTACGGCGAAGCCTCGCTGCAGCTGGTATTTGCCGCCTTTGCGATCTGGGGCTGGTGGCAGTGGTTGCGCGGCAAGGCCGAGGACGGCTCGGCCCTGCAGGTGCGCCGCATGGGCCCGCGCGGCCGCTGGTTCGCCCTCGTGGCTACCCTGCTGGCCTGGCCGCTACTGGGCCTGTTCCTGGCCCGCCAGACCGATTCCAACCTGCCCTACTGGGACGCCTTCCCCACCGTGGCCAGCCTGCTGGGCCAATGGCTGCTGGGCCGCAAGTACCAGGAGAACTGGAGCGTCTGGATACTCGTCAACGCAGTCAGCGTGGCCCTGTTCGCCTACAAGGGCTACTGGCTGACCGTCGTGCTGTACGCGGTCTTCATCCCGATGTCGCTGGCTGGCTGGCGCGCCTGGCAGCGACAGCTTGCCCATGCCTGA
- a CDS encoding ATP-binding protein — protein MPDAALIVAIVGAESSGKSTLAQALHKRLSAEGLRCALVNEWLREWCDREGRTPRQDEQSGIAAEQTRRIEAAAASHELVICDTTPLMTAVYSDFIFGDRSLYPSALGFHKRCSATLLTALDLPWLADGHQRQGPEVQAPIDALIRRSLLDVGLAWSIVAGQGEARVEAALDLLTLLLARPDRAAGLFTRLQAQQAAQKPWRWSCEQCDQPECEHRLLGDRPA, from the coding sequence ATGCCTGATGCGGCGCTTATCGTCGCCATCGTCGGCGCCGAGAGCAGCGGCAAGTCGACGCTGGCGCAGGCGCTGCACAAGAGACTGTCGGCCGAAGGCCTGCGCTGCGCCTTGGTGAACGAATGGCTGCGTGAATGGTGTGATCGCGAAGGCCGCACGCCACGCCAGGACGAGCAGTCCGGCATCGCCGCCGAACAGACTCGCCGCATCGAAGCCGCCGCTGCTTCGCATGAGCTGGTGATCTGCGACACCACGCCGCTGATGACCGCGGTCTACAGCGATTTCATCTTCGGCGACCGTTCGCTCTACCCGTCAGCGCTTGGCTTTCACAAGCGTTGCTCTGCCACCTTGCTCACCGCGCTGGACCTACCCTGGCTGGCCGACGGCCACCAGCGCCAGGGCCCTGAGGTGCAGGCGCCGATCGATGCACTGATACGCCGCAGCCTGCTCGACGTCGGCCTGGCCTGGTCGATAGTCGCCGGGCAAGGTGAGGCGCGTGTCGAGGCTGCCCTGGACCTGCTGACTCTGCTGCTGGCCCGGCCTGATCGCGCAGCCGGCCTGTTCACTCGGCTGCAAGCGCAACAGGCGGCACAAAAACCCTGGCGCTGGAGCTGTGAGCAATGCGACCAGCCGGAATGCGAGCACCGCCTGCTCGGTGATCGCCCGGCCTGA
- a CDS encoding bifunctional metallophosphatase/5'-nucleotidase codes for MLLTPFLRRPLVLVTALLLAGCAAWQTPTVPVSVRILAINDFHGSVKPSREGINVTDPSDQGKKVQVAAGGSELLASAVKQLREGQRHSIFVAAGDLVGASPLLSALFHDEPTIRSLSLMGLELSAVGNHEFDNGLDELLRKQNGGCHPKDGCKGPEPFKGAGYKYLAASTIDLKTGKTVLPPYEIRHFDGIPVAFIGMALRGTPELISPAAAEGLRFEDEVETVHKLLPELRAQGVEAFVLLIHEGGYPTGGPNECPSLSGAIVGLVKKLDPAVGLVVSGHTHRSYVCRFDGRLVTSAERYGVIVSAIDLKLDRKTRRIVSAEAHNEVTDPARYAKAPEQTALLAAYETQSAALINRVVARIAETIEQPADRTGSSPMGQLIADAYLDATAAPQNGGAQLALVNQTGVRRSLTFRGDGSITFGDIYAAQPFKNELVTLSLTGEELRLVLEQQWRPPSQRNSPLPVSKGFSYSFDGTRPLGQRVLVETMRLNGKPIDLKAVYRVTTNDYLSTGGDGYTSFAAGKSAQIGKSDLDALVEYLEKLGAPVRSPAMDRVKRID; via the coding sequence ATGCTGCTCACGCCGTTCCTGCGCCGCCCCCTGGTACTTGTCACCGCCCTGCTGCTCGCCGGCTGTGCCGCCTGGCAGACGCCCACCGTGCCGGTCAGCGTGCGCATCCTGGCGATCAACGATTTCCACGGCAGCGTCAAGCCCAGTCGCGAAGGCATCAACGTGACCGACCCCAGCGATCAGGGCAAGAAGGTCCAGGTCGCTGCCGGCGGCTCCGAGCTGCTGGCCAGTGCCGTCAAGCAGCTGCGCGAAGGGCAGCGCCACAGCATCTTCGTGGCGGCCGGCGACCTGGTGGGCGCCAGCCCCCTGCTCTCGGCCCTGTTCCATGACGAGCCGACCATACGCTCGCTGAGCCTGATGGGACTGGAGCTGAGTGCGGTCGGCAACCACGAATTCGACAACGGCCTGGACGAGCTGCTGCGCAAGCAGAACGGCGGCTGCCATCCCAAGGACGGCTGCAAGGGTCCCGAGCCCTTCAAGGGCGCCGGCTACAAATACCTGGCGGCCAGCACCATCGACCTCAAGACCGGCAAGACGGTGCTGCCGCCCTATGAGATCCGCCACTTCGACGGCATTCCCGTGGCCTTCATAGGCATGGCCCTGCGCGGCACGCCCGAGCTGATCAGCCCGGCCGCCGCCGAAGGCCTGCGCTTCGAGGATGAGGTCGAAACGGTCCACAAGCTGCTGCCCGAGCTGCGCGCCCAGGGCGTGGAGGCCTTCGTGCTGCTGATCCACGAGGGCGGCTATCCGACCGGCGGGCCCAATGAATGCCCCAGCCTCTCGGGCGCCATCGTGGGCCTGGTCAAGAAGCTGGATCCGGCCGTGGGCCTGGTAGTCAGCGGGCATACCCACAGGTCGTATGTCTGCCGTTTCGATGGCCGCCTGGTGACGAGTGCCGAGCGTTATGGCGTGATCGTCTCGGCGATCGACCTGAAGCTGGATCGCAAGACGCGTCGCATCGTCTCGGCCGAGGCCCACAACGAGGTGACCGACCCGGCCAGGTACGCCAAGGCGCCGGAGCAAACCGCCCTCCTGGCCGCTTACGAAACCCAGTCTGCCGCGCTGATCAACCGCGTCGTGGCCCGCATCGCCGAGACCATCGAGCAGCCGGCCGACCGCACTGGCTCCAGCCCCATGGGCCAATTGATAGCCGATGCCTACCTGGACGCCACGGCCGCGCCCCAGAACGGCGGCGCCCAGCTGGCCCTGGTCAACCAGACCGGCGTTCGGCGCTCATTGACCTTCCGCGGAGACGGCTCCATCACCTTCGGCGACATCTATGCGGCCCAGCCCTTCAAGAACGAACTGGTGACGCTGAGCCTGACCGGCGAGGAGTTGCGCCTGGTGCTGGAACAGCAATGGCGACCGCCTTCACAGCGCAATTCACCGCTGCCGGTGTCCAAGGGCTTCAGCTACAGCTTCGACGGCACGCGGCCACTGGGCCAGCGGGTGCTGGTCGAGACCATGAGGCTGAACGGCAAGCCCATCGACCTCAAGGCGGTCTACCGGGTCACGACCAATGACTACCTGAGCACAGGGGGCGACGGCTACACCAGCTTCGCCGCCGGCAAGTCGGCGCAGATCGGCAAGTCCGACCTCGACGCCCTGGTCGAGTACCTGGAGAAGCTGGGCGCGCCGGTGCGCTCGCCGGCCATGGACCGGGTCAAGCGCATCGACTGA
- a CDS encoding Hsp33 family molecular chaperone HslO, which produces MTDELHKFLFEGLPVRGLLVRLHDSWREVLKRREASGAFPPEVRQLLGEMAAGSVLMQANIKFNGSLVMQMMGDGPVKLIVAEARQDLSFRATAKVVGHVPAGADLQRLLNVHGQGRCAITLDPLDKLPGQQPYQGVVSLHGQEHEPLQTLADVLGNYMLQSEQLDTKLVLAANDEVAAGLLIQHLPIQGEGNLEGRSQATAEDIADAFNRMATLASSLKADELLNLDADTLLRRLYWQEQLQRFTPQTPRFACSCSRERVGGMLRGLGREEIDQVLAERGEVEVGCDFCGLQYRYDAVDVGALFTEKAAQAGGSSTVQ; this is translated from the coding sequence ATGACTGACGAACTGCACAAGTTTCTTTTCGAAGGCCTGCCGGTGCGCGGCCTGCTGGTCCGGCTGCATGACAGCTGGCGCGAGGTTCTCAAGCGCCGCGAGGCCAGTGGTGCCTTCCCGCCCGAGGTGCGCCAGCTGCTGGGCGAGATGGCGGCCGGCAGCGTGCTGATGCAGGCCAACATCAAGTTCAACGGCTCCCTGGTGATGCAGATGATGGGCGACGGCCCGGTCAAGCTGATCGTGGCCGAGGCCCGCCAGGACTTGAGCTTCCGCGCCACGGCCAAGGTCGTCGGCCATGTGCCCGCCGGCGCCGATCTGCAACGGCTGCTGAACGTCCACGGCCAGGGCCGCTGCGCCATTACGCTGGACCCGCTGGACAAGCTGCCGGGCCAGCAGCCCTACCAGGGCGTGGTCTCGTTGCACGGTCAGGAGCATGAGCCGCTGCAGACGCTGGCCGACGTCCTGGGCAACTACATGCTCCAGTCCGAGCAGCTCGACACCAAGCTGGTGCTGGCCGCCAACGACGAGGTCGCCGCCGGCCTGCTGATCCAGCACCTGCCCATCCAGGGCGAAGGCAACCTGGAAGGCCGCAGCCAGGCCACGGCAGAGGACATCGCCGATGCCTTCAACCGCATGGCGACCCTGGCCTCCTCGCTGAAGGCTGACGAGTTGCTGAACCTCGATGCCGACACCCTGCTGCGCCGCCTCTACTGGCAGGAACAGCTGCAGCGCTTCACGCCGCAGACGCCGCGCTTTGCCTGCAGCTGCTCGCGCGAGCGGGTGGGCGGCATGCTGCGCGGCCTGGGCCGCGAAGAAATCGACCAGGTGCTGGCCGAGCGCGGCGAGGTCGAGGTGGGCTGCGATTTCTGCGGCCTGCAGTACCGCTACGACGCGGTCGACGTGGGCGCGCTGTTCACCGAGAAGGCCGCCCAGGCCGGCGGCTCCAGCACGGTGCAGTAA
- a CDS encoding gamma carbonic anhydrase family protein, translating into MAVFQLGDWQPDVADSAWIAESAQVIGRVTLEDEVSIWFNAVLRGDSDHLHIGRGSNIQDGSVLHADAGFPLRLGEGVTVGHQVMLHGCTVGDHSLIGIGAVVLNGARIGKHCLVGAGALVTEGKEFPDGSLIIGSPAKAVRELSPEQRAGLEASARHYIANGRRYAAELKKISE; encoded by the coding sequence ATGGCCGTTTTTCAGCTGGGCGATTGGCAGCCCGATGTCGCCGACTCGGCCTGGATCGCCGAGAGTGCCCAGGTGATAGGTCGTGTCACGCTGGAAGACGAGGTCAGCATCTGGTTCAACGCCGTGCTGCGCGGCGACTCCGACCATCTGCACATAGGCCGTGGCTCCAACATTCAGGACGGCTCGGTGCTGCATGCCGATGCCGGCTTTCCGCTGCGCCTGGGTGAGGGCGTCACCGTCGGTCACCAGGTCATGCTGCATGGCTGCACCGTGGGCGACCATTCGCTGATTGGCATCGGTGCCGTGGTGCTGAACGGCGCTCGCATAGGCAAGCATTGCCTGGTCGGTGCCGGCGCCCTGGTGACCGAGGGCAAGGAATTTCCCGACGGCTCGCTGATCATCGGCAGTCCCGCCAAGGCGGTGCGCGAGCTGAGCCCCGAGCAGCGCGCCGGCCTGGAGGCCAGCGCCCGCCACTACATCGCCAATGGCCGACGCTACGCGGCCGAGTTGAAGAAAATTTCCGAATGA
- a CDS encoding ferritin-like domain-containing protein, whose amino-acid sequence MQELRRAALGPLLIDDAVAKAAATRALDEVAQPVEADAGLDEPSGIPGRPARPALVPHVQLKHGSLATVEGRASLVHSIAHIELNAIDLALDIVWRFPGLPEAFYRDWVRIAKEEALHFTLLRDHLVSMRLDYGSFNAHNALWDMAERTKGDILARIALVPRTLEARGLDASPAVRKKLVGAGDHRAGEILDVILRDEIGHVAAGNRWYRWVCEQRGLDPISTYAALVKQYDAPRLRAPFNLEARRAAGFDDAELAALQS is encoded by the coding sequence ATGCAGGAACTGAGACGGGCCGCCCTGGGGCCCTTGCTGATTGACGATGCCGTGGCCAAGGCCGCGGCCACTCGTGCTCTGGACGAAGTGGCGCAACCCGTGGAGGCGGACGCTGGGCTGGACGAACCGTCCGGCATCCCCGGCCGCCCGGCCCGGCCGGCCCTGGTGCCCCATGTGCAGCTCAAGCATGGCTCGCTGGCCACGGTCGAGGGGCGCGCCTCCCTGGTGCATTCCATCGCCCATATCGAGCTCAATGCCATCGACCTGGCGCTGGACATCGTCTGGCGCTTCCCCGGCCTGCCCGAGGCCTTCTATCGCGACTGGGTGCGCATCGCCAAGGAAGAGGCCCTGCACTTCACGCTGCTGCGCGATCACCTGGTGTCCATGCGCTTGGACTACGGCAGCTTCAACGCCCACAACGCGCTGTGGGACATGGCCGAGCGCACCAAGGGCGACATCCTGGCCCGCATTGCCCTGGTGCCGCGCACGCTGGAGGCGCGCGGCCTCGATGCCTCGCCGGCGGTGCGCAAGAAGCTGGTCGGCGCCGGCGACCACCGGGCCGGCGAGATCCTGGATGTGATCCTGCGCGACGAGATCGGCCATGTGGCGGCCGGCAACCGCTGGTACCGCTGGGTCTGCGAGCAGCGCGGCCTGGATCCGATCTCGACCTATGCCGCCCTGGTGAAACAGTACGACGCGCCGCGACTGCGCGCGCCTTTCAATCTCGAGGCTCGGCGTGCGGCCGGTTTCGACGACGCGGAGCTGGCGGCGCTGCAGTCCTGA
- a CDS encoding TerC family protein encodes MEFLFDPNLWLAFAMLTALEIVLGIDNIIFISILVGRLPAEQRDRARRLGLGFAMASRLALLFSLSWVMGLTADLFTVLGQGISGRDLVLLLGGLFLLYKASHEIFVEVEAREEDGPPAGDAAALKAAGAKAFWMVIGQIAIIDIVFSLDSVITAVGMVDQIGVMVAAVVASVGVMLVAAKPIGEFVDRHPSVKVLALAFLVMVGMALTAEAFDQHVPKGYLYAAMCFSLAVEALNIRARAKRRAQAST; translated from the coding sequence ATGGAATTCCTGTTCGACCCCAATCTCTGGCTCGCCTTCGCGATGCTGACCGCCCTGGAAATCGTCCTGGGCATAGACAACATCATCTTCATCTCCATCCTGGTCGGCCGTCTGCCGGCCGAGCAGCGCGACCGCGCGCGGCGCCTGGGCCTGGGCTTTGCCATGGCCTCTCGCCTGGCCTTGCTGTTCTCGCTCAGCTGGGTGATGGGCCTGACCGCCGACCTGTTCACAGTGCTGGGCCAGGGCATCAGCGGGCGCGACCTGGTGCTGCTGCTGGGTGGCCTGTTCCTGCTCTACAAAGCCTCGCACGAAATCTTCGTCGAGGTCGAGGCCAGGGAAGAGGATGGCCCTCCCGCGGGTGACGCAGCCGCGCTGAAGGCCGCCGGCGCCAAGGCCTTCTGGATGGTGATAGGCCAGATCGCCATCATCGACATCGTGTTCTCGCTCGATTCGGTGATCACGGCCGTAGGCATGGTCGACCAGATCGGTGTGATGGTCGCCGCCGTCGTGGCCTCGGTCGGCGTAATGCTGGTCGCGGCCAAGCCGATCGGCGAGTTCGTCGACCGCCATCCTTCGGTCAAGGTCCTGGCCCTGGCCTTCCTGGTGATGGTGGGCATGGCGCTGACCGCCGAGGCCTTCGACCAGCATGTGCCCAAGGGCTATCTCTACGCCGCCATGTGCTTCTCGCTGGCTGTCGAGGCCCTCAACATCCGCGCCCGCGCCAAGCGCCGGGCGCAGGCATCCACCTGA
- a CDS encoding Bax inhibitor-1/YccA family protein, protein MNYDNVQTFPSGGIASAAERNRVLRNTYWLLALSMVPTVLGAWIGVSTGLARAMSPLVGLVVFMAGAFGFMFLIEKNKNSAAGVPLLLAFTFFMGLMLSRLLDRVLGLGNGASLIMTAFAGTGVIFLGMATLSSVIKRDLSGMGKFLFIGALLLMVAGIANIFLQSSALMLTLSVLAIAIFSAFILYDLKRVQDGEETNYITATLGVYLSLYNVFQSLLSLLGIFGGRDE, encoded by the coding sequence ATGAACTACGACAACGTGCAAACCTTCCCGTCCGGCGGCATCGCCTCGGCGGCCGAGCGCAACCGCGTGCTGCGCAACACCTACTGGCTGCTGGCGCTGTCCATGGTGCCCACGGTGCTGGGCGCGTGGATCGGCGTCTCCACCGGCCTGGCCCGCGCCATGTCGCCCCTGGTCGGCCTGGTGGTCTTCATGGCCGGCGCCTTCGGCTTCATGTTCCTGATCGAGAAGAACAAGAACTCGGCCGCCGGCGTGCCGCTGCTGCTGGCCTTCACCTTCTTCATGGGCCTGATGCTGTCGCGCCTGCTGGACCGGGTGCTGGGCCTGGGCAACGGCGCCAGCCTGATCATGACCGCCTTCGCCGGCACCGGCGTGATCTTCCTGGGCATGGCCACGCTGTCCAGCGTGATCAAGCGCGACCTGAGCGGCATGGGCAAGTTCCTGTTCATCGGCGCCCTGCTGCTGATGGTGGCGGGCATCGCCAACATCTTCCTGCAGAGCAGCGCCCTGATGCTGACCCTGTCGGTGCTGGCCATCGCCATCTTCTCGGCCTTCATCCTGTACGACCTCAAGCGTGTTCAGGACGGCGAGGAGACCAACTACATCACCGCCACGCTGGGCGTCTACCTGAGCCTCTACAACGTGTTCCAGTCGCTGCTGTCCCTGCTGGGCATCTTCGGCGGCCGCGACGAGTGA
- a CDS encoding DMT family transporter, translating into MSRVQANLLLVFIALIWGSAFVAQAQGMADVGPMLFTGVRFLIGALVVAPLAWMDWRKLKREDKQPSPRDWRRIVGLGLLMLLGAALQQIGIVSTTVTNAGFLTALYVPLVPVLSWLWLRHLPHWSVWPGALACLVGAFLLSGAHELNIGAGDLWVIASAIPWAVHVLLVGRVADKLAAPFLVAFGQFVVCGLLALAWALMMEPVSLAGLKVAAGPIAYTGVLSVGIAFTAQVVAQRYAHAADAAIILSSETLFAAVFGYLLMGDRLSSAGLLGCGLILVSMLAIQLLPLLRLTRLKSA; encoded by the coding sequence ATGTCCCGCGTCCAGGCCAATCTGCTGCTTGTCTTCATCGCCCTGATCTGGGGCTCGGCCTTCGTGGCCCAGGCCCAGGGCATGGCCGATGTCGGTCCCATGCTGTTCACCGGCGTGCGCTTTCTGATCGGCGCCCTGGTCGTGGCCCCGCTGGCCTGGATGGACTGGCGCAAGCTGAAACGCGAAGACAAGCAACCGAGCCCGCGCGACTGGCGCCGGATAGTCGGTCTGGGCCTGCTGATGTTGCTGGGCGCCGCGCTGCAGCAGATCGGCATCGTCTCGACCACGGTGACCAACGCCGGTTTCCTGACCGCGCTCTACGTGCCCCTGGTGCCGGTGCTGTCCTGGCTGTGGCTGCGCCACCTGCCGCATTGGTCGGTCTGGCCGGGTGCGCTGGCCTGCCTGGTCGGCGCCTTCCTGCTCTCGGGCGCCCATGAGCTGAACATCGGCGCGGGCGACCTCTGGGTGATTGCCTCGGCCATCCCCTGGGCGGTCCATGTGCTGCTGGTCGGCCGCGTGGCGGACAAGCTGGCCGCGCCCTTCCTGGTTGCCTTCGGCCAGTTCGTCGTCTGCGGCCTGCTGGCCCTGGCCTGGGCCCTGATGATGGAGCCGGTGAGCCTGGCCGGCCTCAAGGTCGCGGCCGGCCCGATTGCCTACACCGGCGTGCTGTCGGTCGGCATCGCGTTCACCGCCCAGGTCGTGGCCCAGCGCTATGCCCATGCGGCCGACGCCGCCATCATCCTGTCCAGCGAAACCCTGTTCGCTGCCGTCTTCGGCTACCTCTTGATGGGCGACCGGCTGAGCTCCGCCGGCCTGCTGGGCTGCGGCCTGATCCTGGTCAGCATGCTGGCGATCCAGTTGCTGCCGCTGCTGCGCTTGACCCGACTGAAGTCAGCCTGA
- a CDS encoding Lrp/AsnC family transcriptional regulator, which produces MSSKEAALDAIDRAILNELQRDGRLSNVELAKAVHLSPSACLRRVKQLEDSGVIDRYVALVSPKAVGKQGSSYTIINLERVSPAALAAFEQAVRDSPDILDCFYVAGSNDYLIRFAYRDSEDLERMHSQVLMHLPEVARSNSMLVLRTVKKTTAYEL; this is translated from the coding sequence ATGAGCAGTAAAGAAGCAGCATTGGATGCGATTGATCGGGCCATTCTCAATGAGCTCCAGCGCGATGGAAGACTCTCCAACGTGGAATTGGCCAAGGCCGTCCATCTGAGCCCCTCGGCCTGCCTGCGGCGGGTCAAGCAGCTGGAGGACAGCGGGGTGATAGACCGCTACGTGGCCCTCGTCAGCCCCAAGGCCGTGGGCAAGCAGGGCAGCAGCTACACCATCATCAACCTGGAGCGTGTCAGCCCGGCGGCGCTGGCCGCCTTCGAGCAGGCGGTGCGCGACAGCCCCGACATCCTGGACTGCTTCTATGTGGCGGGCAGCAACGACTACCTGATCCGTTTTGCCTACCGCGATTCCGAGGACCTGGAGCGCATGCACAGCCAGGTGCTGATGCATCTGCCGGAAGTGGCGCGCTCCAACTCGATGCTGGTGCTGCGGACGGTCAAGAAGACCACCGCCTACGAGTTGTAG
- a CDS encoding aspartate aminotransferase family protein, which produces MAKDLDAYWMPFTANRQFKKAPRLLTRADGMYFTDDKGRQILDGIAGLWCVNAGHNRPRIVKAIQDQAAELDFAPPFQMGHPKAFELAERLAKLTPAGLDKVFYTNSGSESVDTALKMALAYHRVRGEASRTRLIGRERGYHGVNFGGISVGGMVANRKMFGTMLGGVDHIRHTHDPARNAFTVGQPAHGAEFADELERLVALHDASTIAAVIVEPVAGSTGVLIPPQGYLQRLREICDKHGILLIFDEVITGFGRTGQPFAAQTFGVTPDLMTVAKGLTNGCVPMGAVFASNKIHDAFMNGPEHLIEFFHGYTYSAHPLACAAALGTLDTYADEGLLTRASEMQGYFAECLHSLKSEPNVIDVRNIGLVGGVELAPLPGEPAKRAFNVFLDCWEKGLLIRTTGDTIALSPPLIIERSHIDQIIDTLRGALKRAA; this is translated from the coding sequence ATGGCCAAGGACCTCGACGCCTACTGGATGCCTTTCACCGCCAACCGGCAGTTCAAGAAGGCGCCGCGCCTGCTGACCCGCGCCGACGGCATGTACTTCACGGACGACAAGGGCCGCCAGATCCTCGACGGCATCGCCGGCCTCTGGTGCGTCAACGCCGGCCACAACCGGCCGAGAATCGTCAAGGCGATCCAGGACCAGGCGGCCGAGCTGGACTTCGCGCCGCCATTCCAGATGGGCCATCCCAAGGCCTTCGAGCTGGCCGAGCGCCTGGCCAAACTGACCCCGGCCGGCCTGGACAAGGTGTTCTACACAAACTCGGGCTCGGAGTCGGTCGATACCGCCCTGAAGATGGCCCTGGCCTACCACCGCGTCCGCGGCGAGGCCTCGCGCACCCGGCTGATAGGCCGCGAGCGCGGCTACCACGGTGTCAATTTCGGCGGCATCTCGGTGGGCGGCATGGTCGCCAACCGCAAGATGTTCGGCACCATGCTGGGCGGAGTGGACCATATCCGCCACACCCATGACCCGGCCCGCAATGCCTTCACCGTGGGCCAGCCGGCCCATGGCGCCGAGTTCGCCGACGAGCTGGAGCGCCTGGTCGCCCTGCACGATGCCTCGACCATCGCGGCCGTCATCGTCGAGCCGGTGGCCGGCTCCACCGGCGTGCTGATCCCGCCGCAGGGCTATCTGCAGCGGCTGCGCGAGATCTGCGACAAGCACGGCATCCTCCTGATCTTCGACGAGGTCATCACCGGCTTCGGCCGCACCGGCCAGCCCTTTGCCGCCCAGACCTTCGGCGTCACGCCCGACCTGATGACGGTGGCCAAGGGCCTCACCAACGGCTGCGTGCCCATGGGCGCGGTGTTCGCCTCGAACAAGATCCACGATGCCTTCATGAACGGGCCCGAGCACCTGATCGAGTTCTTCCACGGCTACACCTACTCGGCCCATCCGCTGGCCTGCGCCGCCGCGCTCGGCACCCTGGACACCTATGCCGACGAAGGGCTCTTGACCCGGGCCTCCGAGATGCAGGGCTACTTCGCCGAATGCCTGCATTCGCTTAAGAGCGAGCCCAACGTGATCGACGTGCGCAACATCGGCCTGGTCGGCGGTGTCGAGCTGGCTCCGCTGCCCGGCGAGCCGGCCAAGCGGGCCTTCAACGTCTTCCTCGATTGCTGGGAAAAGGGCCTGCTGATTCGCACGACCGGCGACACCATCGCGCTGTCGCCGCCGTTGATCATCGAGCGTTCACATATCGACCAGATCATCGACACCTTGCGAGGTGCCTTGAAACGCGCGGCCTAG
- a CDS encoding gamma-glutamyl-gamma-aminobutyrate hydrolase family protein encodes MEGSVGKPVVLVPACNRPVGEHPFHIAGKKYVDAVRLAGCLPLVVPSSSEAELDELLQLADGVFLTGSPSNIHPSHFDEAVHDSTLPLDPARDAWTLPLIPRALRQGLPLFAICRGFQEANVALGGSLHQAVQEQPGLRDHRAPAGQPPEVAYGLAHEVAVLPGGRLEQLLPGRRHVEVNSVHGQGVKELAPGLRVEAVAPDGLVEAFSVEAARGFSLCVQWHPEWQAADNPVSMALLGAFGQACRDYRELKQKQRHRQDSLRDPET; translated from the coding sequence ATGGAAGGCAGTGTCGGCAAACCGGTGGTCCTGGTGCCGGCCTGCAACCGGCCGGTGGGCGAGCATCCCTTCCATATCGCCGGCAAGAAATACGTGGACGCGGTGCGCCTGGCCGGCTGCCTGCCGCTGGTCGTGCCCAGCAGCAGCGAAGCCGAACTGGATGAACTGCTGCAGCTGGCCGATGGCGTGTTTCTCACCGGCTCGCCGTCCAACATCCACCCCAGCCACTTTGATGAAGCGGTCCACGACAGCACCTTGCCGCTGGACCCGGCCCGCGATGCCTGGACCCTGCCCCTGATTCCCAGGGCCCTGCGCCAGGGCCTGCCGCTGTTCGCCATCTGCCGCGGCTTCCAGGAGGCCAATGTGGCCCTGGGCGGCAGCCTGCACCAGGCAGTGCAGGAGCAGCCTGGATTGCGCGACCACCGCGCTCCCGCCGGCCAGCCGCCCGAGGTGGCCTATGGCCTGGCCCATGAGGTGGCCGTCCTGCCCGGCGGCCGGTTGGAGCAGTTGCTGCCGGGCCGCCGCCATGTCGAGGTGAACTCGGTCCATGGCCAGGGCGTCAAGGAACTGGCACCGGGCCTGCGTGTCGAGGCTGTAGCGCCCGATGGCCTGGTCGAGGCCTTCAGCGTCGAGGCCGCGCGCGGCTTCTCGCTGTGCGTCCAGTGGCATCCCGAATGGCAGGCGGCCGACAACCCGGTCTCCATGGCCCTGCTCGGTGCCTTCGGACAGGCCTGCCGCGACTACCGCGAACTCAAGCAGAAGCAGCGCCACCGCCAGGACAGCCTGCGCGACCCGGAGACCTAG